Proteins found in one Methylobacterium sp. CB376 genomic segment:
- a CDS encoding ABC transporter ATP-binding protein, whose translation MSHLVLSNVGISFTRAGRTTEVLRDVNLSIAKGEFVSLIGHSGCGKSTVLNIVAGLLRASTGGVLLDDREVNSPGPERAVVFQNHSLLPWLTVRENVALAVDKVLRARKGRAERRDWVAHNLALVNMTHAAEKRPHEISGGMKQRVGIARALAMEPKVLLMDEPFGALDALTRAHLQDQLMEIHLRLRNTVIMITHDVDEAVLLSDRIVMMTNGPSATIGEVLAVPLARPRRRLDLVEDPTYTHARAEVLEFLYARHAKPALAA comes from the coding sequence ATGAGCCACCTCGTCCTCTCGAATGTCGGCATCAGCTTCACGCGGGCCGGGCGCACCACGGAAGTGCTGCGCGACGTCAACCTCTCGATCGCCAAGGGCGAGTTCGTCTCGCTGATCGGCCATTCGGGCTGCGGCAAGTCGACGGTGCTCAACATCGTGGCGGGCCTGCTGCGCGCCTCGACGGGCGGCGTCCTGCTCGACGACCGCGAGGTCAACAGCCCCGGTCCCGAGCGGGCCGTGGTGTTCCAGAACCACTCGCTCCTGCCCTGGCTCACCGTGCGGGAGAACGTGGCCCTCGCGGTCGACAAGGTGCTGCGCGCCAGGAAGGGCCGGGCGGAGCGGCGCGACTGGGTCGCGCACAACCTCGCCCTCGTGAACATGACGCACGCGGCCGAGAAGCGCCCGCACGAGATCTCCGGCGGCATGAAGCAGCGCGTCGGCATCGCCCGGGCGCTCGCCATGGAGCCGAAGGTGCTGCTGATGGACGAGCCCTTCGGCGCCCTCGACGCCCTGACCCGGGCCCATCTCCAGGACCAGCTCATGGAGATCCACCTGCGCCTGCGCAACACCGTCATCATGATCACCCACGACGTGGACGAGGCGGTGCTCCTCTCCGACCGCATCGTGATGATGACGAACGGCCCCTCCGCCACGATCGGCGAGGTCCTGGCCGTGCCGCTCGCCCGGCCGCGCCGGCGCCTCGACCTCGTCGAGGACCCGACCTACACGCATGCCCGCGCGGAGGTGCTGGAATTCCTCTACGCCCGGCACGCCAAGCCGGCCCTCGCCGCCTGA
- a CDS encoding NAD(P)/FAD-dependent oxidoreductase: protein MQERLVVVGNGMASLRFLERLTERQGGRYAVTVVGAEPVAAYNRVLLSSLLGGEVDEAACTFRGLDWYADHGITLVTGAPATAIDRESRTVRVGEGLVLPYDRLVLAVGSVPIRLPRPGMDLPGIVTFRDLADVAAIRRAAAPGARAVVIGGGLLGLEAAVGLARLGAETTLLHVMDRLMERQLDHAAADLVRRAIEARGVRVRLGADTAAVEGEGRVEALRLADGATIPADLVVLSVGVRPSTSLAAASGLAVGRGIRVDDRMTTSDPSVFALGECAEHRGMTYGLVEPAYEQAEVLARHLCGEAAAYAGTALSTSLKVSGLPVFSAGLVDVPEGAEAVTWSDPAAGLYRKLVIAENRLLGAVFVGDVAEQGWCKALIRSGERLARADRDDLIFGRPAPQPLAA from the coding sequence ATGCAGGAACGCCTCGTCGTGGTCGGCAACGGCATGGCCTCGCTCCGCTTCCTGGAGCGGCTGACCGAGCGCCAGGGCGGCCGCTACGCGGTGACGGTCGTCGGCGCCGAGCCGGTGGCGGCCTACAACCGCGTGCTGCTCTCCTCGCTGCTCGGCGGCGAGGTCGACGAGGCCGCCTGCACCTTCCGCGGCCTCGACTGGTACGCCGATCACGGCATCACCCTGGTCACCGGCGCGCCCGCCACCGCCATCGACCGGGAGTCCCGCACCGTCCGGGTCGGGGAGGGGCTCGTCCTCCCCTACGACCGGCTCGTCCTCGCGGTCGGCTCGGTGCCGATCCGCCTGCCGAGGCCCGGGATGGACCTCCCCGGCATCGTCACCTTCCGCGACCTCGCGGACGTGGCGGCGATCCGGCGCGCCGCCGCGCCCGGCGCCCGCGCGGTGGTGATCGGCGGCGGCCTGCTCGGGCTCGAAGCGGCGGTCGGCCTCGCCCGGCTCGGCGCCGAGACGACGCTCCTCCACGTGATGGACCGCCTGATGGAGCGCCAGCTCGACCACGCCGCCGCCGACCTCGTGAGACGGGCCATCGAGGCGCGCGGGGTGCGGGTGCGGCTCGGGGCCGACACCGCCGCGGTCGAGGGCGAGGGGCGCGTCGAGGCCCTGCGCCTCGCCGACGGCGCGACGATCCCGGCCGACCTCGTCGTCCTGTCGGTCGGGGTGCGGCCCTCCACGTCGCTCGCCGCCGCCTCGGGCCTCGCGGTCGGGCGCGGCATCCGGGTCGACGACCGGATGACCACCTCCGACCCGTCCGTCTTCGCCCTCGGCGAGTGCGCCGAGCACCGGGGCATGACCTACGGCCTCGTCGAGCCGGCCTACGAGCAGGCCGAGGTGCTGGCCCGCCACCTCTGCGGCGAGGCGGCCGCCTACGCGGGCACCGCCCTCTCCACCAGCCTGAAGGTCTCCGGCCTGCCGGTCTTCTCGGCCGGGCTCGTGGACGTGCCGGAGGGCGCCGAGGCCGTGACCTGGAGCGATCCGGCGGCGGGGCTCTACCGCAAGCTCGTCATCGCCGAGAACCGCCTCCTCGGCGCGGTCTTCGTCGGCGACGTCGCCGAGCAGGGCTGGTGCAAGGCCCTGATCCGCTCGGGCGAGCGCCTCGCCCGCGCCGACCGGGACGACCTGATCTTCGGTCGCCCGGCTCCCCAACCCCTCGCAGCGTGA